In one window of Anaerobacillus alkaliphilus DNA:
- a CDS encoding DUF962 domain-containing protein → MKEFKNYQEFWPFYLTQHSKKETRAWHFVGTTFVFICIALAIILGNSWIVLLAPVIAYSFAWISHFFIEGNKPATFGHPFWSLRADFQMYFFTLFGKLNGELAKLEKNKKIAK, encoded by the coding sequence ATGAAAGAATTTAAAAACTACCAAGAATTTTGGCCATTTTATCTAACGCAGCATAGTAAAAAAGAGACAAGAGCATGGCATTTTGTTGGGACAACCTTTGTATTTATTTGTATTGCTTTAGCCATTATTTTAGGAAATTCATGGATTGTTCTGCTAGCTCCTGTAATCGCTTACAGTTTTGCGTGGATATCTCACTTTTTCATTGAGGGAAATAAGCCAGCTACATTTGGTCATCCTTTTTGGTCACTTCGTGCTGACTTTCAAATGTACTTCTTTACATTATTCGGAAAGCTAAATGGTGAATTAGCCAAGCTTGAAAAGAATAAAAAAATTGCTAAATAG
- a CDS encoding stalk domain-containing protein, producing MKKYILVLIMVVVSIIGQGAEVSANDQTLSFPDPNLERAIRIQLKMPEGPITKEDVEKVTELNIEGSTDTLEGIQHLQNVKTLIINHSISQEDLKLVVGLKKINHLSIDTRRISDLQLLHELPKLQKLSIYGSEVRDLAPVLNLSGIESLTLAAIPLSDLGFLVQMDLRELVLVGNGLEDLKGIEQLASLEGVSIWHNPIKDFTPLEELPNLQQLLLYDYELRGNLDLNQISKLTTLRSLSLVFMGIKDIRPLASLVHLEELDVSQNSIRNLSPLASLTNLKNLNLSSNFIQDINDLRLLRELTVLDISSNSISNITVLKELQELQYLKFSYNRVESIDPLKYLLNLETIYADSNNIRILTPLNTLPSLKTVFIFNNPLSGKETVEMIKRLQQNGVAFWHSKIYLQTEMMFWLNQPSWLLNGKNAVLDHPPYLKNNRTLVPIRVISEAFGAHVHWDPNAKTVTIKNGGNTIVLTVNDQHVLVNGQKRLIDVAPEINNGRTFVPIRFVSEQFGAKVNYQASSRSIIIEK from the coding sequence ATGAAAAAATACATACTAGTGCTAATAATGGTCGTAGTTTCTATTATTGGACAAGGAGCAGAAGTCTCAGCAAATGATCAAACGCTGTCTTTTCCAGATCCTAACTTAGAAAGAGCTATTAGGATTCAACTAAAAATGCCGGAAGGACCGATTACTAAGGAGGACGTAGAGAAAGTTACTGAACTAAACATTGAAGGTAGCACCGATACGCTAGAAGGAATTCAGCATTTACAAAATGTAAAGACATTAATCATAAACCATTCGATCTCTCAAGAGGATCTTAAATTAGTGGTTGGTTTAAAAAAGATAAACCATCTATCTATAGATACTAGAAGGATCAGTGATTTGCAGCTCTTACATGAGCTTCCGAAACTACAAAAACTGTCAATTTATGGATCTGAGGTACGTGACTTAGCACCAGTTCTAAATCTATCGGGAATAGAGTCATTAACGTTAGCAGCCATTCCTTTAAGTGACTTAGGTTTTCTAGTACAGATGGATTTGAGGGAATTAGTTTTAGTTGGAAACGGGCTAGAAGATCTAAAGGGTATTGAACAATTAGCCTCATTAGAAGGAGTTTCAATATGGCATAACCCAATAAAGGATTTTACTCCGTTAGAAGAGCTTCCAAATTTACAACAATTGTTACTGTATGATTACGAATTAAGAGGTAATCTTGATTTAAACCAAATTAGTAAACTAACAACATTAAGAAGTCTTAGTTTGGTTTTCATGGGCATTAAAGATATACGTCCACTTGCTTCTCTTGTTCATTTAGAAGAGTTAGATGTGAGTCAAAATAGTATAAGAAACTTATCACCGTTAGCGTCATTGACAAACCTTAAAAATCTAAATCTATCAAGTAACTTTATTCAGGATATCAACGATTTGCGATTGTTAAGAGAACTCACGGTTCTTGATATATCGTCGAATTCAATTTCGAACATCACTGTTTTGAAGGAACTTCAAGAATTACAATACTTGAAGTTTAGTTACAATCGCGTAGAGAGTATTGATCCATTAAAATATCTATTAAACTTGGAAACTATTTATGCAGACAGTAATAATATTCGTATTCTGACGCCATTAAATACGCTTCCAAGCCTGAAAACTGTATTTATCTTTAATAATCCTCTCTCTGGTAAAGAAACCGTAGAGATGATTAAGCGTCTACAGCAAAATGGTGTTGCTTTTTGGCATTCCAAAATTTATCTTCAAACGGAAATGATGTTTTGGCTTAATCAACCCAGTTGGTTACTAAACGGGAAAAATGCTGTTTTAGATCATCCACCATATCTAAAAAATAACCGTACGCTTGTCCCGATTAGGGTAATTAGTGAAGCTTTTGGAGCACATGTTCATTGGGATCCAAATGCAAAAACAGTGACGATAAAAAATGGTGGTAACACGATCGTATTAACTGTTAATGACCAACACGTACTGGTCAACGGTCAAAAGAGGTTAATCGATGTTGCACCAGAAATTAATAATGGTCGGACTTTTGTTCCAATTCGTTTTGTTTCCGAACAGTTCGGTGCCAAGGTCAACTATCAAGCCTCATCTCGAAGTATTATCATTGAAAAATAA
- a CDS encoding DUF4269 domain-containing protein produces MFTSIDYLKLGNERQRRAYDAIQKVGIMDNLAIYTPILCGTLPIGIDVDGSDLDIIMEVHNFSRFREQVKDLYSHLDNYRLKEVIIRDVPVVKANFLFEGYEFELFGQPQPVFEQNAYLHMIIEDQLIKCIPTLRDQVISLKQRGYKTEPAFCKVLGLDESDPYLSLINYGRNICLI; encoded by the coding sequence ATGTTTACATCAATTGACTATTTAAAATTGGGCAATGAGCGGCAACGAAGAGCGTACGATGCGATCCAAAAGGTAGGGATCATGGATAATCTCGCTATTTACACCCCGATCCTATGTGGAACTTTACCGATTGGAATTGATGTAGATGGTTCTGATCTAGACATCATTATGGAAGTTCATAATTTCAGTAGATTTAGAGAGCAAGTGAAAGATTTATACAGTCACCTCGATAATTATCGACTAAAGGAAGTAATAATTAGAGATGTACCCGTCGTAAAAGCCAATTTTTTATTTGAGGGATATGAGTTTGAATTGTTTGGTCAACCGCAGCCTGTTTTCGAACAAAACGCTTACCTTCATATGATAATTGAAGACCAACTAATAAAATGCATCCCTACCTTGAGAGATCAAGTTATCAGCTTGAAACAGCGGGGATATAAAACTGAGCCAGCTTTTTGTAAAGTATTAGGTTTAGATGAAAGTGATCCTTATCTATCTCTGATCAATTACGGTAGGAATATCTGTTTGATTTAA